In one window of Candidatus Atribacteria bacterium ADurb.Bin276 DNA:
- a CDS encoding Integrase core domain protein, which produces MPWMEVHKVDLRRELIYRYLNKEKVTDLCREYGISRKTAYKYIHRFQAFGLDGLKDQSRCPLYLASKTDALTEQMILDTKLKHPSWGAKKIKPFLEEEHPYIAFPVVSTISAILSRHGLVRSHPRRLKRSVSPHQLRISHEPNEIWCVDFKGQFQTRDQKDCYPLTITDHYSRYLLACEALSSPSIQESLPVFKECFSKYGLPQVIRSDNGTPFASLSAPFGLTHLAVWLVKLGIILERIDLGHPEQNSRHERMHRTLKEEACFPPASNLFTQQDRFEVFKKTYNTVRPHEALGQKTPASWYHKSDRPYPKTLSDCEYPHHTLTRKVDSSGRISLNGNHQVRISKVFTGEFLGFKDYNDSWLVSFSQYDIGTIDKETHTFESLEYQNA; this is translated from the coding sequence ATGCCATGGATGGAGGTACACAAAGTGGATCTCAGACGAGAATTAATCTATCGTTATCTCAACAAGGAAAAGGTGACAGATTTGTGTCGAGAATATGGAATCTCTCGAAAAACCGCCTATAAGTATATTCATCGTTTTCAAGCCTTTGGTTTGGATGGACTCAAAGACCAATCTCGATGTCCTCTTTATCTGGCGAGTAAAACTGATGCCCTGACCGAGCAAATGATTCTGGATACCAAACTCAAACATCCCAGTTGGGGAGCTAAAAAAATCAAACCCTTCCTGGAGGAAGAGCATCCCTACATTGCCTTTCCAGTAGTGAGCACCATCAGTGCTATCCTCTCTCGTCATGGTCTGGTGAGGTCACACCCTCGCCGACTGAAAAGAAGTGTTTCACCCCATCAGCTTCGAATCAGTCACGAACCGAACGAGATTTGGTGTGTCGACTTTAAAGGACAATTTCAAACCCGAGACCAAAAAGACTGTTATCCTTTAACCATCACCGATCACTATAGCCGGTATCTCCTTGCCTGTGAAGCTCTTTCCTCTCCCAGTATTCAAGAATCCCTTCCGGTCTTCAAAGAGTGCTTTTCCAAATATGGTCTTCCCCAGGTGATCCGCAGTGATAACGGCACTCCCTTTGCTTCTCTGAGTGCTCCCTTTGGGCTCACTCACCTTGCCGTGTGGCTGGTCAAACTCGGCATCATCTTAGAACGCATTGACCTTGGTCATCCAGAACAAAATAGTCGTCATGAACGGATGCACCGAACTTTGAAAGAAGAAGCCTGTTTCCCACCAGCTTCAAATCTTTTCACCCAACAAGATCGTTTTGAAGTCTTCAAAAAGACCTACAATACCGTAAGACCCCATGAAGCCCTTGGCCAAAAAACCCCGGCTTCCTGGTACCACAAAAGTGACCGTCCCTATCCAAAAACCTTAAGTGATTGTGAATATCCCCATCATACGCTCACTCGTAAAGTCGATTCCTCAGGGCGGATCTCTTTGAATGGCAACCACCAGGTCAGAATCAGTAAAGTCTTCACTGGTGAATTCTTAGGATTCAAAGACTATAATGATTCCTGGTTAGTCAGTTTCTCCCAGTATGATATTGGTACAATTGATAAAGAGACTCATACCTTTGAATCGCTGGAGTATCAAAATGCTTAA